From a region of the Danio aesculapii chromosome 4, fDanAes4.1, whole genome shotgun sequence genome:
- the fgl2a gene encoding fibrinogen-like 2a, protein MKLVYVCCSLLIAIWQEVEASGSGPSGVLDRAPGGSSCSQVRLRPAGKCEDEEECPYQITMPPMTIQLPKQFRLLEKTVKELQSLKETVNRLKSSCLECSLQQVDLNLQKDSGDPPTEGEQSRGQTSMRVIRNGNDSDNDIVQNMQVKMNRMSSSLKNARAQINSLQGRLEELNLLNLQNVENIVDRKVENITGMVNKISSTCTSCPGQQLQLQHLSNITPRDCSDISMLGQRINKVYQVTPDPRNGSFAVYCDMESFGGGWTVLQHRINGSVSFNRTWADYKKGFGNLNSEFWLGNDKIHLLTKAKDMILRIELEDSEGTRGYAKYDQFYVSNEFLHYRLSVSGFSGTAGNALQFSKHFNHDQKFFTTPDKDNDRYPSGNCGAYYGSGWWFDACMSANLNGKYYKTKYKGKRDGIFWGTWPNATSEYYPTNYRQAYKNVKMMIRPKNYAP, encoded by the exons ATGAAACTGGTGTATGTGTGCTGTTCTCTGCTGATAGCCATCTGGCAGGAGGTAGAGGCTTCTGGCAGTGGCCCGTCTGGGGTTTTGGACAGGGCACCTGGAGGTTCCAGCTGCTCCCAGGTGAGACTGAGGCCAGCTGGGAAGTGTGAGGATGAGGAGGAGTGCCCATATCAGATCACAATGCCACCGATGACTATCCAGCTTCCCAAACAATTCCGACTACTAGAGAAGACCGTGAAGGAACTGCAAAGCTTGAAGGAGACAGTAAACAGGTTAAAGAGCTCCTGTCTGGAGTGCAGCTTGCAACAAGTGGACCTCAACTTGCAGAAGGACAGTGGTGACCCTCCAACAGAGGGAGAGCAGAGTCGAGGTCAAACCAGCATGAGAGTTATTCGGAATGGGAACGACAGTGATAATGACATTGTACAAAATATGCAGGTGAAGATGAACCGCATGTCTAGCAGCCTGAAAAATGCACGTGCACAGATCAACTCCCTTCAGGGCCGCCTAGAGGAGCTTAACCTCCTCAATCTGCAAAATGTAGAGAATATAGTGGACAGAAAAGTTGAGAACATCACTGGGATGGTCAATAAAATCAGCAGCACCTGCACTTCATGTCCTGGTCAACAACTACAACTTCAAC ACCTCTCAAACATCACTCCCAGAGACTGCTCAGACATTAGCATGCTGGGGCAGAGGATAAACAAGGTGTACCAGGTGACCCCTGATCCCAGGAATGGTAGCTTTGCGGTGTATTGTGACATGGAGTCATTTGGAGGTGGGTGGACCGTCTTACAGCATCGAATCAACGGCAGCGTGAGCTTCAACCGCACCTGGGCTGACTACAAGAAGGGCTTTGGGAACCTTAACAGTGAATTCTGGCTTGGTAATGATAAAATCCACCTGCTCACCAAAGCCAAGGACATGATCCTGCGCATTGAGCTGGAAGACTCGGAGGGCACACGTGGATATGCCAAATATGATCAGTTCTATGTGTCCAATGAGTTCCTCCATTATCGGCTGTCTGTGAGCGGGTTTTCGGGGACAGCTGGAAACGCTTTGCAGTTTAGCAAACACTTCAACCATGATCAGAAGTTCTTCACTACGCCGGATAAGGACAATGACAGATACCCCTCAGGCAACTGTGGGGCGTATTATGGTTCGGGATGGTGGTTTGATGCCTGCATGTCAGCAAACCTCAATGGCAAATACTACAAAACAAAGTACAAAGGGAAAAGGGATGGGATTTTTTGGGGAACGTGGCCCAATGCCACCTCTGAGTACTATCCGACAAACTACAGACAAGcttacaaaaatgttaaaatgatgATAAGGCCAAAGAATTATGCACCCTAA